In the Streptomyces sp. cg36 genome, one interval contains:
- the galE gene encoding UDP-glucose 4-epimerase GalE: protein MTWMITGGAGYIGSHVVKALVDGGDHVVVLDDLSTGDPARLPEGVRLERGTVLDRQVLDRVLRENDVDGVIHIAAKKQVGESVERPLHYYRENVEGLRTVLEAAADAGVRRFLFSSSAAVYGMPDVDLVTEQTECLPMSPYGETKLAGEWLVSAVGKAHGMATASLRYFNVAGAATPELGDPGIFNLVPMVFERLTQGKAPLIFGDDYPTPDGTCVRDYIHIEDIASAHVAAAHRLAADPAAALILNIGRGEGASVAEMVDIIRDVTGITEPAPEVAPRRPGDPARVVASAELITKELDWTARHDIRAMITSAWEGWLLRHPRD, encoded by the coding sequence ATGACTTGGATGATCACCGGCGGCGCCGGCTACATCGGATCCCACGTGGTGAAGGCCCTCGTCGACGGCGGCGACCACGTCGTCGTCCTCGACGACCTCAGCACCGGAGACCCGGCGCGGCTGCCCGAAGGCGTCCGGCTGGAGCGCGGCACCGTCCTCGACCGCCAGGTCCTCGACCGCGTCCTGCGCGAGAACGACGTCGACGGCGTCATCCACATCGCCGCCAAGAAGCAGGTCGGCGAATCCGTGGAACGCCCCCTGCACTACTACCGCGAGAACGTCGAAGGACTGCGCACCGTCCTCGAAGCCGCCGCCGACGCCGGCGTACGCCGCTTCCTGTTCTCCTCCTCCGCCGCCGTCTACGGCATGCCCGACGTCGACCTCGTCACCGAGCAGACCGAATGCCTGCCCATGAGCCCCTACGGCGAGACCAAGCTCGCCGGCGAATGGCTCGTCAGCGCCGTCGGCAAGGCCCACGGCATGGCCACCGCCTCCCTGCGCTACTTCAACGTCGCCGGCGCCGCCACCCCCGAACTCGGCGACCCCGGCATCTTCAACCTCGTCCCGATGGTCTTCGAGCGCCTCACCCAGGGCAAGGCGCCGCTCATCTTCGGCGACGACTACCCCACCCCCGACGGCACCTGCGTCCGCGACTACATCCACATCGAGGACATCGCCTCCGCCCACGTCGCCGCCGCCCACCGGCTCGCCGCGGACCCCGCCGCCGCCCTCATCCTCAACATCGGCCGCGGCGAAGGCGCCTCCGTCGCCGAAATGGTCGACATCATCCGCGACGTCACCGGCATCACCGAACCCGCCCCCGAAGTCGCCCCCCGCCGCCCCGGCGACCCCGCCCGCGTCGTCGCCTCCGCCGAGCTCATCACCAAGGAACTCGACTGGACGGCCCGCCACGACATCCGCGCCATGATCACCTCCGCCTGGGAAGGCTGGCTGCTGCGCCACCCGCGCGACTGA